Proteins encoded in a region of the Campylobacter sp. MIT 99-7217 genome:
- the purB gene encoding adenylosuccinate lyase: MISVFDQKLLADSWSSPAMREVFCEQNRIQKWLDVEAALAKAQAKLNIIPKNAADEIAKKAKFKFMDMDFIYTEFKKTKHPLVPTVRGLEKACDKGLGEFVHFGVTTQDIIDTGLVLQFKEGLALIKQDLKDIAKALLKLSKEHKNTAMMGRTLSLQALPITFGHKSAIWLSELVRHFDRITELENRLFVGSIVGAVGTKASLTDKANEVEKLTLENLGLNVPEISWQPARDRFIELGYVLGNINATFNKIAHQILILAHNEIDELAEPFGKGQVGSSTMPHKRNPAVSENAVTVSNALKANLAILSDIERHEHERDGQVWKMEWKLLPEIFLMLSVVLANMKFALSGLELKKDKMLKNLNTLKGFVLAERVMFALSDHYGKQHAHEIVYEAAMKGMEHNKGFKEVLMADKRVSKVLDEKQIDALLDATTYVGYAPKLVDEFIVKVKNAKIFK; this comes from the coding sequence ATGATAAGCGTATTTGATCAAAAATTACTTGCTGATTCTTGGAGTTCTCCTGCTATGCGTGAGGTTTTTTGCGAGCAAAACCGCATTCAAAAATGGCTTGATGTAGAAGCAGCTTTGGCTAAAGCTCAAGCTAAGCTTAATATTATCCCAAAAAATGCAGCCGATGAGATCGCTAAAAAGGCTAAATTTAAATTTATGGATATGGATTTTATTTATACTGAGTTTAAAAAGACTAAACACCCTTTAGTGCCAACTGTTCGCGGGCTTGAAAAAGCTTGCGATAAGGGCTTGGGTGAATTTGTGCATTTTGGTGTAACCACGCAAGATATTATCGATACGGGGCTTGTTTTGCAGTTTAAAGAGGGTTTAGCTCTCATCAAACAAGATCTAAAAGACATAGCCAAAGCCTTGCTTAAGCTCAGTAAAGAGCATAAAAATACTGCCATGATGGGAAGAACCTTGTCTTTGCAAGCCTTGCCTATCACTTTTGGGCATAAAAGTGCGATTTGGCTTAGTGAGCTTGTGCGTCATTTTGATAGAATCACCGAGCTTGAAAATAGACTTTTTGTAGGAAGCATAGTTGGTGCTGTTGGAACTAAGGCTAGTTTAACTGACAAGGCAAATGAGGTTGAAAAGCTTACTTTAGAAAATTTAGGGCTTAATGTGCCTGAAATTTCTTGGCAGCCAGCAAGGGACAGATTTATCGAGCTTGGTTATGTTTTGGGCAATATCAACGCCACATTTAACAAAATCGCTCATCAAATTCTTATCCTTGCACATAATGAGATAGATGAACTTGCTGAGCCTTTCGGTAAGGGTCAAGTAGGTAGCTCAACCATGCCTCATAAAAGAAATCCAGCAGTAAGCGAAAATGCCGTAACCGTGAGCAATGCCTTGAAAGCAAATTTAGCTATCTTAAGTGATATCGAAAGACATGAGCATGAAAGAGATGGACAGGTTTGGAAAATGGAATGGAAGCTTTTGCCAGAAATTTTTTTAATGCTTTCTGTGGTGCTAGCAAATATGAAATTTGCACTTAGTGGTCTTGAGCTTAAAAAGGACAAAATGCTTAAGAATTTAAACACACTTAAAGGCTTTGTTTTGGCTGAACGCGTTATGTTTGCTTTAAGTGATCATTATGGCAAGCAACACGCTCATGAAATCGTCTATGAAGCAGCGATGAAAGGAATGGAGCATAACAAGGGCTTTAAGGAAGTTTTAATGGCAGATAAGAGGGTTTCAAAGGTCTTAGATGAAAAACAAATCGATGCCTTACTTGATGCTACAACTTATGTAGGCTATGCTCCAAAGCTTGTTGATGAATTTATCGTTAAAGTCAAAAATGCTAAAATTTTCAAATAG
- a CDS encoding MmgE/PrpD family protein gives MTYSEVLAEFITNLDYEDIPKNVVGRAKELMLDSFGTALAAHDQTSVLNAIKALSSLPNSAGNVQIWGQDESLRADLAAMCNGIAAHALDFDDTHTEAILHASAILTPLCLSYGFSVNQNGKDILKAFIVGWEVGARVGIASKGSFHKKGFHTTAIAGSFAATAAASVLLKLDKEQTINALGFAGSFASGVNEFLSNGSNSKVLHIANAIKNAIYIAHFAKNSMFAPRSIFEGRDNVFRAFGIEELCDKSKLTQGLNEIWQVLQVSIKPYPSCHFAHGLIDCALELRKEGLKADDIKSIHCFVDEVPSSFICDPINAKYTPKTAYEAKFSMPFLMALAFFDGQVSLKSYENLNRAEILEFAKKISYEKRASSGFPKYFPGHLEAILTNGEKLKKDVFINKGNFDNPLSFEELELKFLNNAKLCIDEASAKKLSEKILSLETQKSFI, from the coding sequence ATGACTTATAGTGAAGTTTTAGCTGAATTTATCACAAATTTAGACTATGAAGATATCCCCAAAAATGTCGTTGGGAGGGCAAAAGAACTTATGCTTGATAGCTTTGGAACGGCTTTAGCAGCCCATGATCAAACAAGCGTTTTAAATGCTATCAAGGCTTTAAGCTCTTTGCCAAACTCAGCAGGAAATGTTCAAATTTGGGGGCAAGATGAGAGCTTAAGGGCTGATTTGGCTGCTATGTGTAATGGCATAGCAGCTCATGCCCTTGATTTTGATGATACGCACACTGAGGCGATTTTGCATGCGAGTGCTATTTTAACGCCACTTTGTCTAAGCTATGGTTTTAGCGTAAATCAAAACGGCAAGGATATCTTAAAAGCCTTTATCGTTGGCTGGGAAGTAGGGGCTAGAGTAGGTATAGCAAGTAAAGGAAGCTTTCATAAAAAAGGCTTTCACACCACAGCCATAGCAGGAAGTTTTGCCGCCACAGCTGCTGCAAGCGTACTTTTAAAGCTTGATAAAGAGCAAACTATAAATGCCTTAGGCTTTGCAGGAAGCTTTGCAAGTGGGGTGAATGAGTTTTTGTCTAATGGCTCAAACTCAAAGGTCTTACATATCGCAAATGCCATTAAAAACGCTATTTATATAGCACATTTTGCAAAAAATTCAATGTTTGCACCAAGAAGCATTTTTGAGGGCAGGGATAATGTATTTCGTGCATTTGGCATAGAGGAACTTTGCGACAAAAGCAAGCTCACGCAGGGCTTAAATGAAATTTGGCAGGTTTTGCAAGTATCAATAAAGCCTTATCCAAGCTGTCATTTTGCTCATGGTTTGATCGACTGTGCTTTGGAGCTTAGAAAAGAGGGCTTAAAAGCAGATGATATAAAAAGTATTCATTGCTTTGTTGATGAGGTGCCAAGCAGTTTTATTTGCGATCCTATAAATGCAAAATACACCCCAAAAACAGCTTACGAGGCTAAATTTTCCATGCCTTTTTTAATGGCTCTAGCCTTTTTTGACGGACAGGTGAGCTTAAAATCTTATGAAAATTTAAACAGGGCTGAAATTTTAGAATTTGCTAAGAAAATAAGCTATGAAAAAAGAGCATCAAGTGGCTTTCCTAAGTATTTTCCGGGTCATTTAGAAGCCATTTTAACAAATGGAGAAAAGCTTAAAAAAGATGTCTTTATCAATAAGGGCAATTTTGACAATCCCCTAAGCTTTGAAGAACTTGAGCTTAAATTTTTAAATAATGCTAAGCTTTGTATAGATGAAGCAAGTGCAAAAAAACTTAGCGAAAAAATCTTAAGCCTTGAGACACAAAAAAGCTTTATATAG